In the Flavobacteriales bacterium genome, one interval contains:
- a CDS encoding ABC transporter ATP-binding protein — translation MIRAENIFKSYDDLRVLNDVSLHVKTGEVVSIVGASGAGKTTLLQILGTLDKPDSGSVYINDQRIDQLGSRKLSDFRNRHVGFIFQFHHLLPEFTAIENICMPAFIREVPRAAATERAKELLGFLGLTSRAEHKPGELSGGEQQRVAVARALVNHPDVVFADEPSGNLDSQNATELHELFFRLRAEFGQTFVIVTHNKELAEMADRTLHMMDGRIDRDEPHA, via the coding sequence ATGATTCGCGCAGAGAATATTTTCAAATCCTACGACGACCTACGGGTTCTTAACGACGTTAGCCTGCACGTTAAAACCGGTGAAGTGGTGAGTATTGTTGGAGCAAGTGGCGCGGGTAAGACGACCCTCCTTCAAATCCTCGGAACGCTCGACAAACCCGATTCGGGCAGTGTCTATATTAATGACCAGCGCATCGATCAACTTGGCTCCAGAAAACTGAGCGATTTCCGAAATCGACACGTGGGATTCATCTTTCAGTTTCATCATCTCCTTCCCGAATTCACGGCCATCGAGAACATCTGCATGCCTGCTTTCATCCGCGAAGTACCAAGAGCGGCTGCAACTGAACGCGCTAAGGAACTCTTGGGATTCCTAGGCCTAACCTCACGAGCAGAACACAAGCCCGGCGAGCTGTCAGGCGGGGAACAACAACGCGTGGCCGTGGCCCGCGCTTTGGTGAATCATCCCGATGTGGTTTTTGCCGATGAACCCTCCGGTAACCTCGATAGCCAGAACGCTACGGAACTTCACGAACTCTTCTTTCGCCTTCGAGCCGAATTTGGGCAAACCTTCGTCATCGTCACTCATAATAAAGAGTTGGCCGAAATGGCCGACCGCACGTTACACATGATGGACGGCCGTATCGATCGCGACGAACCCCATGCATAA
- a CDS encoding TIGR02757 family protein: MHKTELKAYLDEKVDQYEHPRFLLDDPIQIPHRFSLREDVEVSAFFSATIAWGQRKTIIQNASRLIELMGNSPYDFVMEHREEHLDRFSTWCHRTFQPEDLAYFLKSLRELYRKFDTLESAFLDTDNPTLKNGIHNFHREFFTFDPPIRTLKHVSDPFKGSAAKRLNMFLRWMVRPADRGVDFGLWTNIEPAQLSCPLDVHSGNVARKLGLLKRKQNDWKSVEELDTTLRHFDPKDPVKYDFALFGLGVFEKL, translated from the coding sequence ATGCATAAAACGGAACTCAAAGCATATCTCGACGAAAAGGTTGATCAGTACGAGCACCCGCGCTTCCTTCTCGACGATCCCATTCAAATTCCGCATCGTTTCTCCCTTCGGGAGGATGTGGAAGTCAGTGCTTTTTTCAGCGCCACGATTGCCTGGGGTCAACGCAAGACCATTATTCAAAACGCTTCTAGGTTGATTGAGCTCATGGGAAATAGCCCCTATGACTTCGTTATGGAACACAGAGAAGAACACCTCGATCGATTTTCAACTTGGTGCCACCGGACTTTTCAACCCGAAGACCTCGCCTACTTCCTTAAATCGCTCAGAGAGCTCTATCGCAAATTCGACACCTTGGAATCGGCCTTTCTCGATACCGATAACCCAACCCTCAAAAACGGCATTCATAATTTTCATCGAGAGTTCTTCACTTTTGATCCTCCGATACGCACACTCAAGCACGTAAGTGACCCATTCAAAGGATCAGCGGCCAAACGACTGAATATGTTCCTCCGTTGGATGGTTCGCCCGGCTGATCGAGGAGTGGATTTTGGTCTTTGGACCAACATTGAACCGGCACAGTTAAGTTGCCCACTCGATGTTCATAGCGGCAACGTTGCACGTAAACTCGGGCTACTCAAACGGAAGCAAAACGACTGGAAAAGCGTCGAAGAACTCGATACTACTCTGCGCCACTTCGACCCCAAAGACCCTGTCAAATACGATTTCGCCTTGTTCGGACTGGGGGTTTTCGAAAAGCTCTGA